From the genome of uncultured Methanobacterium sp.:
ATTCAGCCCAGAGTTAATTTCTGGAATCTGGATTATTCTAACCAGCATCATAATCTTTGTTTACCTGGTTTTAATGGAAAAAAACGGGAATACAATAGGCAAAATTGCCATGGGACTAAAAGTGGTCAGGGAAGACACTCAAAAACCAATTAGTTATAGTCAGAGCATTGCACGGAACCTTTTTTTAGTTGCAGATCTGATTCCGTTTATTATACCCGGTTTATTAGGCCTGATAGTCAGTGCAAAGTCTGACAAAAAACAGAGGATTGGGGATATGGTTGCAGGAACTGTAGTAATCAAAAAAGAGTAACCAAATTTAATTATCATTCTAAATCATCATTGAAAAATGACTTCAAAATTGATAAAAGTCCATAAAATATATGCAAATCCCACAATAGCCCCTAGTGGAAATGTTACAAACCATGTTAAACTAATCTTTGGGTTTTCAAACCGTAAACTGGTTGAAGTGGTCATTAAGCTCGCCCATAGGAGCCAGAAACTGGTTAAAGCTAAAATATAATAGCCCCATCTGGGCATGATGAAAATAAGGAGAATTCCTACAATGGTTGCAGGGCAAGCTAGTAATACATCCGCAAAAGCAAGACCATAATGGGTTTTCTGCCCATGCCAATCATCCCGGGACCCATCAGGATTTTTTAGGGATTTACCTCCCAACACCCTGTACTGCCATACCCATATTAGCACTGCAAAAAAACCAATTAATAGTAGGAGCACGTAAAGAGTCATCTGCGATATAAATGACAATTCTTGCATTAAGACCACCCTACTGTAATATGTTGGGCGACTTTAATAAATTCAGATATTTCCTCATTCCCATCATTTTTTATAATTACATAATTGAATTAAAAGAGGATAAAGGTTGATTTTTTTATTCGGTATGATCATGTGCCAGTTCTACTTTTCCATCCTCAAAAACCGAGAATTAACCGCCACAATTATGGTACTGGCTGACATCAACACGGCTCCCATGGCAGGGGTTAAAATGATTCCATAAGCCGATAAAACACCCGCTGCCAAAGGTATTGCAAATATGTTGTAACCTGCTCCCCAAGCCAGGTTTTCCAACATTTTTCGGTATGTGGAGCGGGCTAGCTGTATAATATGAAGAGCATCTAAGGGGTTACTCCGGACCAGTATTATATCTGCTGTTTCTATGGCCACATCAGTACCAGCACCAATGGCAATTCCCACATCAGCCTGGGCCAGCGCAGGGGCATCGTTGATACCATCACCAGTCATGGCTACAATCAACCCATCTTCCTGTATTTCTTTTACTTTTTTGGCCTTATCCGAGGGTAGGACCTCAGCAAAATACTGATCCAGACCCACTTCATGGGAAACCCATTCTGCCACTTCTGCCTTATCTCCTGTAATCATGAGACACTTGATGCCCATTTCCTTAAGGCGTGCAATAGTTTGCCTTGACTCCGGACGGAGGATATCAGCAAGAGCAATGGCACCCTTTACCTGACCATCAACCATGACAAAGACTGTGGTTTTTCCCTGGGATAATAATTCATCAACTCTTTCATCTTTAAATTCAAGCCCTATTTCTTTTAAGTATCCGGAACTGACCACATTTACAGTTTTTCCCCCAACTATCCCTTCTACACCCTTACCAGGGTTTGATTTGAAATTTTCCACCGGTAAATGATCATGGGACTCTGCTGCCACACCTTTGGCAATGGGATGTTCAGAATAGGCCTCCAGGGATGCTGCATATTTTAAAATTGATTCATTATCAAATGTTTCATCAGTGGAGATCACATCAGTCACTCCAAACTCCCCTCGAGTTAATGTTCCGGTTTTATCGAATATTATAGCATTTATGTTACGTGCTTTCTCAAAAGAAGTTCTGTTTCTTATTAATAAACCGTTTCTGGCAGATAATGCCGTTGAAACCGCCACCACCAAGGGTATGGCCAGCCCCAGTGCGTGTGGACATGTGGTTACCATCACGGTAACCGCCCTTTCTAGGGAAAATGCCAGATCCTGCCCAGTTACCATAAGCCAGACCAGCAAAGTTATTAAACCCCCGGTTAGTGCTATAATGGTTAAATACATGGCAAAACGATCGGCAAGGCTTTGAGTTTTGGACTTACTGGCCTGGGCTTCTTCCACCATGTTTATCACCTGGGATAGAAATGAGTCCTTTCCAGTTTTAAGAATTTCTACCTGTATTGAGCCATCTCCATTTATGGATCCCCCAATAACTTCATTTTCAATCTTTTTGTATACTGGTTTTGATTCACCGGTGAGCATGGATTCATCAATACTGGTTTCACCACGAGTGATCTGACCATCAGCAGGGATTTTCTCCCCTGGTTTAACCATTACCTGATCTCCCACTTCCAATTTTTCCAGTGGAACCTCCATGGTCTCCCCGTCAGCCATTATTTTATGGGCGGTGGAGGGCAGGAGTTTTACCAGTTCTTGCAGGGCTCTTGATGCCCCCATAACTGATCGCATCTCCAGCCAGTGCCCCAGAAGCATAATATCAATCAGAGTGACCAGTTCCAGGAAGAAAATCTCACCTTTAAGTCCGAAAACCACTGCACTACTATAAATATAGGCAGTGGTTATAGCCACCGCCACCAGAGTCATCATCCCAGGCATTCGTGACTTAAACTCAGTATACATACCCTTAAAGAAAGGATATCCACCGTAAAAATAGATTACAGATGACAAAAAGAACAAAACATAAGAATCTCCATAAAAACCTATTATCTCTTGGATACCCAGAATATGTTGAATCATTGGTGTTAAAAAGATTACAGGGATGGTTAAAACTAAACAAATCAAAAAACGTCTTTTAAAGTCGGTGATCATATGGTGATGGTCATGGCCACCGGTTTTCTTTTTCATTCCGTGGTCCATTTCATGGCCCTGATGAAAATGTTCCATTTAATCAACCCCCTACCCTTAACCAATTCTATAGTTATTATTATGGTTTCTACGGCTTATGATTTTTTTGTTCATACCGCAAAGTTTATATGTAAAGTACAACTTTTTAGGTAATATATTACCTTAACATGTAATATATTACCAATGAGCTGAGAATAATGAAAGATTCTGACACCATTAAAGCAGAGTACAATGCGGAAAGAATGGACATGGAAAAATATATACTGGTGGCTTTATTCCTGGTTCAGCAGCGATGGAGTTACGTGATTGGTCGAGAATTAGTAGAAGACAATATTACAACCAAACAGTGGCTGATGGTGATTGTAATGGCCCATGCATTCCAGAGTCCACCTTCCATGCAGGAAGTAGCTGATGCCTTGAGCACCACCCACCAGAACGTTAAACAATTAGCCACCCGTCTGGAAGCCCGGGGATTTTTAACCATCAAACGCGACCCTGAAAACCGCCGCATACTGCGCTTAGAAGTAACTGAAGAATGTCAAAATTACTGGGAAAAAAGAGCTCCAGAAGACATTAAAACTATAAATGCTCACTTCGAAGCATTGGACAATGAAGAAATCAAATCATTGTTTCATATAATGGCCAAACTTGAGAAATCATCCCTTAAATTGTACGAAAAATCCAAAGGATGATTGGAATTATTGAATAATGGAAATGATTGTGGAATGTTAAATTAATACTCGAAATTAGAAGTTGTGATCAATATGAAAGCATTAGTTGTATATGGAAGCAGATACGGAACAGCCGCTGAAATAGCCCAGGAAGTAGCCCGTGTTATTAAAGATGAAGGAGTAGAAGTTGATCTGGAAGATGCACGAGGAATTAAGGATTGTGATGTTTCCCCCTATGACCTGGTGGTGGTGGGGAGTGGAATAAAAATAGGCAAATGGACCAGTAAATCCCTTAAATTCCTTAAAGACAATAGATCTTCCTTAGCAAATAGAAAAGTTGCCCTTTTTGTCACCTGTGGGGCCGCCAATGAAGAAAGTAGCAGAGCTGAAGGTCAGGAAAAATACTTGGATGAAGTGGCGGCCAAAAACATGACAAATGAACCATTATCCACCGGACTCTTTGGCAGTGTTTACGATCCTGAAGCCAACCATGGCCTGATGTTTAAAATGGTTAACCGTTCCGTGAGGAAAAACCTCGAAAAACAGGGCATAGACCCATCTAAACGCCTAGATTACCGTGACTGGGATGAAATAAGAACCTGGGCACGTGATCTGGTTGATAAGTTAGAAAATGATTCATAAAATCAATATTAACCATAATACAAAAATCTGAGACTATATGAAAAACTAGGGAGACCCTTAAAATGAATGCAAAAAGTATATTAAAAAAAATGGGAATCGGCCTGGTGATATTTATTTTACTGTTATTTGCAGTTATGGGATCCATTATCTTTGATGCAGCCAGTTACACCGGCACTGGATCAGAAAAACTAGAGGCTAATGGAACTGCAGTGGGAAGCGCTCTGGTTGTGTATGACCCTGGCTTCAGTGGTGTTGCTAAAAACACTGCCAGTAACATTAGCAGTCAGCTGCAGACCTACGGTTATAATGTAGATGTGGTTGGTATTAGAAACTCACAAGCAACCAACACCTCCAATTATGATGTTATTGCTGTTGTTGGACCCGTGTATATGGGTAAAGTTGCTAGTTCCGTTCAAGAGTACCTTAAAACATTCAAACCAGCCGCAGGCACTAAGGTAGGTGTTTTTGTAACTGGAAGTGATCCAGATACTGCCAATGATAATGCGTTACTTATGAAAGAAGCAGTTCCATTACCTGATAGCAGTAATATCACCGTGAAAACCGTGGTAAAAGGAGTAAACGCAGATAACACCAAAACCATTACCTTCGTTAACACTCTAATAAAATAAGGGATGTTATCCCTATTTTATTTTTAAGTCTGAGTGGGGGAACGTCTTGAAAACTATGTCAAAAAAATCTCTGATTCCATCCATAGTAACTGCACTTCGATTACTGGTAGCACCGGTATTATTCTACACAATAATGACGAATCAGTACTTAGGAGCTATATTAATACTGATTTTTGCAGGAATCACCGATTTTCTGGATGGGTATCTGGCCCGGAGACTGGATGCATCATCGGATAGTGGGGCTTACCTTGATGTTATATCTGATTTCATCCTGATAGTCCTTGGTTTTGCAGCATTTGTCCTTAAAGGATGGTACGATCCATTAATTCTATTGTTAATCATCACCATGTTTGCACTGTTTTTAGCCACTTCCAGCCTTAAAAAGCTGGTTTACGATCCAGTGGGGAAATACTTAGGTGCCTTCCTCATGGTTATGCTTTTTATAACACTCTTATTCCCTGAACCATTGATAAAAACAATTTTACTTGTTCTATTGGTGATTATATGCCTTACTTCAATAATAAGTAGGTTTTCAGTAGTTTTAAGGCGAAAATAAGGGATAAACAGGAAGTAAATAGAAATAATACTTTTTTAAATGATTTTTTTTTAAAATGAGGATACTTTAAAGTTGATTATTAATATCAAAAGTAGTTAATGTTAATTAACCTAATAAAAAACAGAAAAAATTATTGCTATTCAAGTGATCAAGGTGCAGCAAAAATGAAGAATAACCCAGAATGGTATTACAATGAAAACCCGGTAGGAGTGGATTATTTAGATCCAGAAATAGCCAGAGAATACAATAAAGAACATCAAAAATTCAGGAATTTTGAGGATGAAACCGAAGACATTGTTCAGATGTTAGGAATTACACCAGAGGACACTGTACTGGATTTCGGCTGTGGAACTGGTGGAATTGCATTAAATCTTACAAAATATTGTAAGAGGGTTATTGGTGTGGATATTTCAAGAGAAATGCTGGATATTCTCGAAGAAAAAGCTAAAAAACAGGACATTACCAATATTGAAACTCATTGCGCAGGATTTTTAACCTACAATCATGACCAGTCAGTTAAAATAGATAAAATTGTGTCCATGGTGGCACTTCATCATCTCCCTGATTTCTGGAAATCAGTGGCACTCCTTAACATGGCAAAAATTCTAAAAACAGGGGGAAAACTTTATCTTTTCGATGTTGTATTCACCTTCAATATCCAGGATCATCAAAAAACCATAGGACAGATGATAAACCAGATGGAAAATGCTGCGGGTGATTCAATGGCAGATGAATTAAAGGTCCATATTCGTGATGAATTTAGCACTTATGACTGGATAATGGAAGGTTTACTGGAAAGAGCAGGATTTTCAATTGATTCTGTGGATGTAAAGGCAGATAATATAAGGGGCTATATCTGTTCTAAGGTATGATCTTTGCCTATTATACTTTTTCCACAGCGGGGAGGGTTATTGAGTTAATTTTTTTAAGTTATGATATTTCCAGGTTATGATATTTCCAGTACTTTTAAACTAATTCTCAAACTTTAGAATTAACCTAAATATTTTTTTTCCAACATTTTCTTTAAAAATGGACTGAGCAGATATGCCAAACTGCTCCACGCGAAGAAATAAACTGATAACCCTAAAGCAAGGACCGAACATAGGGGTAAAATAAGATTGATATCCCTCATTAATTTAAGTGTATTCTCATTAAGATTTTCATCAACCAATCCTTTCCAAACAGAATAGTACCAGTTCACATAGTATAAAATTCCAGCGAATAACAGGTTGAGTTGGAAAATTATGTTTGCTGTAATGTAAGATCCACCATATTCCGATATTATTTCAGTGGAAAAAGGCACCAGAGCAATGAATAGCAGCCAGAAGATGTTAATAGTTATCAAAGTTGGGTCAGAACGTTTAATGAACTGGAACTGCTGATGATTATTACGCCAGAAACCGGCTAGTATCCAGAAAGAAAGAGCATAGCACATTAATTTAGGCCATAACACCCAGAGTTGCTGTTGGAATGCAGCTTCACTTAAGTTACTGGCAATATCAGGAACCCCAATACTTAAAACCAAAAGAGTCATGGCAATGGCAAATATACCATCCACCAGGGTTTCAATACGGCTGGTGGTCATCCATAAGTTAATAGAATCCGGGTTTTTTGACATTAGATTATGATATTCCTTTTGGCTATAAAAATTATTGGGTTTTTTAAGAACTCAATTATTTACCCCATTTGAGTTCTAAGGTTGGAAATATGAACTCTTTAATGGTTGAAGATAGGGACTTCTTAAAATATATTCCACCAATAAAGCAAAAGATATTATTACTTTTCAAGTGCTCTTAGTAAAAAGACATATTCATGCGTATTATAATCATAAATAGAATAAAATTACTAAGATTGGATACGGAATTGAATAAATAAATACCAGATTAGGAAGTAAGACCATGAAAATCGAAATAAAAAACATCCCAGAGTATCAGGTGGCCTTCATCTTAAAGAAAGGAAGTTATCAGCAGATCCCTGATACTTTAGGCAAAGTTGTGGGATGTTTAATGGCCAAAAACGTGGAAATTCAAATGCCAGTCTACGGAATATACTATAACAGTCCTATGGATGTTTCTGAAGAAGAGCTGGAATGGGAAGTTGGAGCGGCCTTCATTGGAGAATTAGAAGGAGAAACTGATATTCAAATAAAGGTTGTCCCTCAGCATGAAGCAGTTACAACTGTGTTTAAAGGACCTTATGGTGAAGCAGCATCAGTTTACATGGATCTCATCCAGTACGCAGGAAAAAAAGACTATCAGATCGCCGGCCCTGTTCTGGAAAGTTATCTTAATGATCCTTCTGAAGTCTCTCAGA
Proteins encoded in this window:
- a CDS encoding GyrI-like domain-containing protein; amino-acid sequence: MKIEIKNIPEYQVAFILKKGSYQQIPDTLGKVVGCLMAKNVEIQMPVYGIYYNSPMDVSEEELEWEVGAAFIGELEGETDIQIKVVPQHEAVTTVFKGPYGEAASVYMDLIQYAGKKDYQIAGPVLESYLNDPSEVSQSEALTEIQFPVVKK
- a CDS encoding copper-translocating P-type ATPase, whose translation is MEHFHQGHEMDHGMKKKTGGHDHHHMITDFKRRFLICLVLTIPVIFLTPMIQHILGIQEIIGFYGDSYVLFFLSSVIYFYGGYPFFKGMYTEFKSRMPGMMTLVAVAITTAYIYSSAVVFGLKGEIFFLELVTLIDIMLLGHWLEMRSVMGASRALQELVKLLPSTAHKIMADGETMEVPLEKLEVGDQVMVKPGEKIPADGQITRGETSIDESMLTGESKPVYKKIENEVIGGSINGDGSIQVEILKTGKDSFLSQVINMVEEAQASKSKTQSLADRFAMYLTIIALTGGLITLLVWLMVTGQDLAFSLERAVTVMVTTCPHALGLAIPLVVAVSTALSARNGLLIRNRTSFEKARNINAIIFDKTGTLTRGEFGVTDVISTDETFDNESILKYAASLEAYSEHPIAKGVAAESHDHLPVENFKSNPGKGVEGIVGGKTVNVVSSGYLKEIGLEFKDERVDELLSQGKTTVFVMVDGQVKGAIALADILRPESRQTIARLKEMGIKCLMITGDKAEVAEWVSHEVGLDQYFAEVLPSDKAKKVKEIQEDGLIVAMTGDGINDAPALAQADVGIAIGAGTDVAIETADIILVRSNPLDALHIIQLARSTYRKMLENLAWGAGYNIFAIPLAAGVLSAYGIILTPAMGAVLMSASTIIVAVNSRFLRMEK
- a CDS encoding class I SAM-dependent methyltransferase translates to MKNNPEWYYNENPVGVDYLDPEIAREYNKEHQKFRNFEDETEDIVQMLGITPEDTVLDFGCGTGGIALNLTKYCKRVIGVDISREMLDILEEKAKKQDITNIETHCAGFLTYNHDQSVKIDKIVSMVALHHLPDFWKSVALLNMAKILKTGGKLYLFDVVFTFNIQDHQKTIGQMINQMENAAGDSMADELKVHIRDEFSTYDWIMEGLLERAGFSIDSVDVKADNIRGYICSKV
- a CDS encoding flavodoxin domain-containing protein — protein: MNAKSILKKMGIGLVIFILLLFAVMGSIIFDAASYTGTGSEKLEANGTAVGSALVVYDPGFSGVAKNTASNISSQLQTYGYNVDVVGIRNSQATNTSNYDVIAVVGPVYMGKVASSVQEYLKTFKPAAGTKVGVFVTGSDPDTANDNALLMKEAVPLPDSSNITVKTVVKGVNADNTKTITFVNTLIK
- a CDS encoding CDP-alcohol phosphatidyltransferase family protein, with protein sequence MSKKSLIPSIVTALRLLVAPVLFYTIMTNQYLGAILILIFAGITDFLDGYLARRLDASSDSGAYLDVISDFILIVLGFAAFVLKGWYDPLILLLIITMFALFLATSSLKKLVYDPVGKYLGAFLMVMLFITLLFPEPLIKTILLVLLVIICLTSIISRFSVVLRRK
- a CDS encoding flavodoxin domain-containing protein is translated as MKALVVYGSRYGTAAEIAQEVARVIKDEGVEVDLEDARGIKDCDVSPYDLVVVGSGIKIGKWTSKSLKFLKDNRSSLANRKVALFVTCGAANEESSRAEGQEKYLDEVAAKNMTNEPLSTGLFGSVYDPEANHGLMFKMVNRSVRKNLEKQGIDPSKRLDYRDWDEIRTWARDLVDKLENDS
- a CDS encoding MarR family transcriptional regulator, which encodes MKDSDTIKAEYNAERMDMEKYILVALFLVQQRWSYVIGRELVEDNITTKQWLMVIVMAHAFQSPPSMQEVADALSTTHQNVKQLATRLEARGFLTIKRDPENRRILRLEVTEECQNYWEKRAPEDIKTINAHFEALDNEEIKSLFHIMAKLEKSSLKLYEKSKG
- a CDS encoding TMEM175 family protein gives rise to the protein MSKNPDSINLWMTTSRIETLVDGIFAIAMTLLVLSIGVPDIASNLSEAAFQQQLWVLWPKLMCYALSFWILAGFWRNNHQQFQFIKRSDPTLITINIFWLLFIALVPFSTEIISEYGGSYITANIIFQLNLLFAGILYYVNWYYSVWKGLVDENLNENTLKLMRDINLILPLCSVLALGLSVYFFAWSSLAYLLSPFLKKMLEKKYLG